The genomic DNA CGTATAGCCCAATGTCACCTGGCCGATTCTCAGGAACGAAGCGTCTTCCTTATAAAGGGAAGAAATGTAGTTCGGGTTCTCGAAGTCGATATTCGGGCGCGGAGCTTCGTTACTGCGGTTACTGATCGGGTTGCCGTTTTCATCCTCGCCGATAATACGCCAGTAATTTACTTTCGCACCACTATAACGTCCGCTCAAACGGAGTTCACGGTTGAAAGATTTCGTCTGTCCGAAAGCACCATTCAGGAAGAAACTGAAATCAAAATCCTTATAATTAAAATAATTACTCATGCTCAACGTCACGTTCGGATTCTCATGACCGAGAATAAAGCGGTCTTCGGAAGTGATCTTATAGTCGCCATTGCGGTCGACAATCTTGATATCGCCGGGCTTAAAGACGCCTCCCCACTTTTCGAGTTCGGCAGCATCTTCCAGTTGCCAGATACCGTCGGCCTTATAATCATAGAACACTTTCACGGGCTGGCCGATAAACCATTTATTTCCTTCGTCGTCGACTTTCCCGTTATAGAGTTCCACGATCTCTTCCTTGTTGACGGAGAACATGAAGTCGGTCGTCCACTTGAAATCTTTCGTATCGATATTGACCGTATTCAAGGTTACTTCCAGACCTTTGTTACGAATCTGCCCGATATTGGTCGTCACATTGCCGAAACCGGAAACGATCGGTAACTGCCGGTCCATCAAGAGGTCGTTCGTATTCTGAAGATACAAATCCACGCTCCCACCTATCCGGCCGTTCAAGAAACCGAAATCGATACCGGCATTCCATTGCTCGGTCTTTTCCCATGACAAGTTCGGGTTCGGCATCTCCTTCTGATAGAAGGCCAGCACACCGTTCGAACCATAGCTGTAACGCCCGTACTCAAGGTTACCCTGCGTCTTATAGGGATCGATAGCCGTGTTGCCGGTGATACCCCAACCCAGGCGGAGCTTCAAATTGCTCAGACAGTCGACATCTTTCAGGAACGATTCTTCCTTGACACGCCATGCAAGGGCAGCAGAGGGGAACAACACCCATTTATGCCCCGGAGCCAGACGGGAAGAACCGTCGTAGCGGGCAGATACCGTCAGCAGATATCGGTCCTTATAGTTATAATTCACACGTCCCATGAAAGAAGCCAGATTCCAACGCTGATAATCGCTCGATACGGACTCGATCGTCTGGGCCGAACCGACATTGTTCCAAGTCTGGTTCTCGTAAGGCAGGTCTTTCACTTTGATTTCCGACTTCTCGTATGTTTCCTGCTGGATGGATTGCAGGAAAGTCAAGCCCAGGGTATGATCTTTTTTGAAGGTCTTGTTATAGAACAACAGGTTTTCCCACGTGTACATACGGCGGTTGTCACGGGCATTGACAGCACGCGCCGGACTGCCGGAACGGTCCGAACTCAACGCTCCGTAGAACTCGTTGCCGTACCAGGGACCTATGTCGATACCGACATTCGAACGGTATTTAATATCGAACGGAAGCGTAACATCCAGATAATAACTTCCCAGGAAACGGTCTTTCTTTATCTCCTTCTTCTCATGTTCTATATTCAGGAATTTATTCCACAGCTGCGGATCATTACCGGGACGGGCTTCAATAATGTTTCCATTTGCATCATAAATGTCAGCCAATGGATATGTCAGTTTCACTCCATCATAAAGATTCCCCCCGTTGTTACGATCAAGATGAGAGAAAGAGGTTGAACCGCCGACCTTCACATATTTATTCAAAGTCCAGTCGAAATTGACGCGAACCGAATAGCGCCGATAATCTTGTCCCTTCACGACACCATCTTGTCCGAAATAAGTTGCGGAAGCGAGCATCTTCAGCTTCTCCGTACCACCTCGAACACTGACTTCATGATTGTGGATCGGAGCAACACGCAAGGCCTCCTCTGTCCAGTCGGTGTAAGGGACACGGTCAGAATGCCAGACACCGTTTTCGTCATATCCCTGTTCGATCTTGTTCATTATACTCGGATCTGCATTGAAATAACCGATCTTACGATCCCAATCCAATGTCGGGACAAGCGGATACGGAGTAGTCTTGTTTGTGGCACGATTCGCCTCGCGTACCATTTCGACCCACTCTCCGCCATCAAACATTTCAATCTTACGGGCAGCTTGCTGTACACCTACATAGCCGTTATAATCGACCTGCACCTTACCCTCTTTCCCCTTCTTTGTTGTTACCAGAATAACACCATTCGCACCACGCGACCCATAGATAGCCGTGGCAGAAGCATCTTTCAACACTTCGACCGATTCAATATCGGATGGACTCAATTCGCTCAATGCCACCACGATAGGAATACCGTCCACGACATATAACGGATCGTTTGTCGCTTTTAAAGAACGGTTACCACGCACACGAACCTGCACATCCTCGCCCGGTTTTGCACTCGTTGACAAAATCGTCACACCGGCAGCCCTTCCTTGCAACGCCTGTGCCGCACTGAAAGAAGCCGTCTCCTGCAACTTCTCTCCCTTCACGGAGGCAACCGAACCGGTCAAGTCCCGCTTCTTGGCCACACCGTAGCCGACAACCACGACTTCGTCCAGATTTTGCAGGTCCTCTTTCAAGATGATAATCACACTCCCTTGTCCTTTGTAAGCATAGTCTTGCGGCTGATACCCGATGTAGGAAACAGACAACGTAACAACCGGTTTAGAGATGGAAAAAGAGAATTTACCGTCGATGTCGGTAATGGAACCATTCGTAGTCCCTTTCTCGACTACGTTCGCCCCGATGATAGGCTCACCGGTCACATCCTTGACTACGCCGGAAACCATATGCTGGGCATAGGAAAGCGTGGTCGTGCACACAAAAAACAAAAAGACTAACATGGGCAGATGCAGCCTTTTAAACGTTTTCGTTTTGTTCATAATAATAAAGAATTAAATTATCCGGCAATTCCCGAACCGGATGATTTTTTCATAAAAAGAGGCGTGGGAACTGTTGATATACCTGATATTGAGGCCTTCGACTGCCCGACCAGTGATATAAACAACAGCCCACGCCCTTCTATTCTTGAAGACATACCCATGCCAGGCATGAATATATATAACAAGGAAGGTACGTGAGCGTTCAGTTGCCTATTATCCTCTGGTCTGAAAGTGTCGAAGTTTCAATATCCGGATAATATCTTTTAAACGCTTCTTGTAATCAATAAAATGCAGGGACCTGCAACGCCATGCAAGTGTACGGACACAAATATAGAGAGAAGAAACTATACAGGCAAACAAAAGTAAGTATTTCTCGTTTTTCTTACGAACAGGCTATATTTAGAGGATAGCAATCATATTACTATTGCAAAACCATGCAACCTATAAACATTTGACCTTTGTCGAATACGTTTTTGACCTTAGTCAAAAGGGCTTTCGACCTTAGTCAAAAACCTTTTCGACCAAGGCCGAAAACTAAAGAAGTTAGCAAAAACGACATAAATATCCATATCATTGCATATTATACAATATCAAATACCACTTTAGGACGGGACAGTTTGTCTGTTGTTTACATTTATGAATAACCTATAACAGGATTTTTTAATACACAGTCAACCTATTTCAGGACGAGACAGGGTGAAGCCAGAAAACGCCTCTCCGCCGAAAGGTATCATCCGATCAATCTTTTCCCCAATCCGAAGGTTTGACACCCATTTGGAGGACAAGCGTTCCACCGGCCGCCAGATCATCGTGCGTCAGGTAACATTTATCATACTTCTTCCCGTTGAGCGTCGCACTTTGGATATAGATATTCTCCGGACTGTTGTCACGGGCTTCGATCACAAAAGAGCCACCGGCAGCATAAGCCGGGTCCAGACGGAACTCCACCCGGTCGAATACCGGACTGGTGATCTCATAGCGGCCATCGCCCGGACATATCGGATGTATGCCGGCAGCCGCCAACACATACCAAGCCGACATCTGCCCGACATCTTCGTTTCCTACCA from Parabacteroides merdae ATCC 43184 includes the following:
- a CDS encoding SusC/RagA family TonB-linked outer membrane protein; this encodes MNKTKTFKRLHLPMLVFLFFVCTTTLSYAQHMVSGVVKDVTGEPIIGANVVEKGTTNGSITDIDGKFSFSISKPVVTLSVSYIGYQPQDYAYKGQGSVIIILKEDLQNLDEVVVVGYGVAKKRDLTGSVASVKGEKLQETASFSAAQALQGRAAGVTILSTSAKPGEDVQVRVRGNRSLKATNDPLYVVDGIPIVVALSELSPSDIESVEVLKDASATAIYGSRGANGVILVTTKKGKEGKVQVDYNGYVGVQQAARKIEMFDGGEWVEMVREANRATNKTTPYPLVPTLDWDRKIGYFNADPSIMNKIEQGYDENGVWHSDRVPYTDWTEEALRVAPIHNHEVSVRGGTEKLKMLASATYFGQDGVVKGQDYRRYSVRVNFDWTLNKYVKVGGSTSFSHLDRNNGGNLYDGVKLTYPLADIYDANGNIIEARPGNDPQLWNKFLNIEHEKKEIKKDRFLGSYYLDVTLPFDIKYRSNVGIDIGPWYGNEFYGALSSDRSGSPARAVNARDNRRMYTWENLLFYNKTFKKDHTLGLTFLQSIQQETYEKSEIKVKDLPYENQTWNNVGSAQTIESVSSDYQRWNLASFMGRVNYNYKDRYLLTVSARYDGSSRLAPGHKWVLFPSAALAWRVKEESFLKDVDCLSNLKLRLGWGITGNTAIDPYKTQGNLEYGRYSYGSNGVLAFYQKEMPNPNLSWEKTEQWNAGIDFGFLNGRIGGSVDLYLQNTNDLLMDRQLPIVSGFGNVTTNIGQIRNKGLEVTLNTVNIDTKDFKWTTDFMFSVNKEEIVELYNGKVDDEGNKWFIGQPVKVFYDYKADGIWQLEDAAELEKWGGVFKPGDIKIVDRNGDYKITSEDRFILGHENPNVTLSMSNYFNYKDFDFSFFLNGAFGQTKSFNRELRLSGRYSGAKVNYWRIIGEDENGNPISNRSNEAPRPNIDFENPNYISSLYKEDASFLRIGQVTLGYTLPKALLQNVGIQKLRVYATVQNAYVFTGYSGTDPESGGDFNEPMPRTYLFGVNLSF